A window from Streptomyces sp. NBC_00335 encodes these proteins:
- a CDS encoding SIS domain-containing protein has translation MSGSRITFLEGQADQGAALARIADRVRTQLASPELAGLRAAERPLFTGIGASYAALAVPVQQLREAGIVTQRVLSSEIETGTDGFDTDCLIAVSQGGRSSETIAAFECAAPGITKTALLNVVPSPLGDLADLTVDLGNEPDSYASTIGYTGTIVALDLIAGAVAGREGDPWGEIAEQTTAIHSQATAIVAGLRKRGARCIASDGVAAGASRASAEEGALLLREVVRMTAAHSATRNYLHGEMESAGNTLHLVYGDGREIELARSLAGAGHLTLLMTTAEAEPADSLSVLRLPEVADAVRVVLETVVLQELVAQLSAERDVPIESFVFANDDTKQGGLDMSDFEVAAFTQA, from the coding sequence ATGTCCGGATCCCGCATCACGTTCCTCGAAGGCCAGGCCGACCAGGGCGCAGCCCTCGCCCGGATCGCCGACCGCGTCCGTACCCAGCTCGCCTCCCCGGAACTCGCCGGGCTGCGCGCCGCCGAACGCCCCCTGTTCACCGGCATCGGAGCCTCGTACGCCGCCCTCGCCGTGCCCGTGCAACAGCTCCGCGAGGCCGGGATCGTCACCCAGCGCGTGCTGTCCAGCGAGATCGAGACCGGCACCGACGGCTTCGACACCGACTGCCTGATCGCCGTCTCCCAGGGCGGCCGCAGCTCCGAGACCATCGCCGCCTTCGAGTGCGCCGCCCCCGGCATCACGAAGACCGCGCTCCTGAACGTGGTCCCCTCGCCGCTCGGCGACCTCGCCGACCTCACCGTGGACCTCGGCAACGAGCCCGACTCGTACGCCTCGACCATCGGCTACACCGGCACCATCGTCGCCCTCGACCTGATCGCCGGGGCCGTCGCGGGCCGCGAGGGCGACCCGTGGGGCGAGATCGCCGAGCAGACCACCGCGATCCACTCGCAGGCCACCGCGATCGTGGCGGGCCTGCGGAAGCGCGGCGCCCGCTGCATCGCCTCCGACGGTGTGGCGGCCGGGGCCTCCCGGGCCTCCGCCGAGGAAGGTGCGCTGCTGCTGCGCGAGGTGGTGCGGATGACCGCGGCGCACTCGGCCACCCGCAACTACCTGCACGGCGAGATGGAGTCGGCGGGCAACACCCTGCACCTCGTCTACGGCGACGGCCGCGAGATCGAGCTGGCCCGCTCGCTGGCGGGCGCCGGACACCTCACCCTGCTGATGACCACGGCCGAGGCGGAGCCGGCGGACAGCCTGTCGGTCCTGCGCCTGCCCGAGGTCGCGGACGCGGTCCGGGTGGTCCTGGAGACCGTGGTCCTGCAGGAGCTCGTCGCCCAGCTCAGCGCCGAGCGGGACGTCCCGATCGAGTCCTTCGTCTTCGCCAACGACGACACCAAGCAGGGCGGCCTCGACATGTCCGACTTCGAGGTCGCGGCCTTCACCCAGGCCTGA
- a CDS encoding PTS transporter subunit EIIC encodes MSTATAAVTPAAGKKPGRIMPVMQRIGRSLMLPVATLPAAALLTRLGGADLLGRENFPMIVQKLAMVLAAAGDTVFANLPLLFAVGVAIGFAKKSDGSTALAAVVGYLVFKAVLASPAFPKGVDGEPLDAKVLGGIVMGLVAALLYQRFSRTKLPEWLGFFGGRRLVPILSAFAGVGMGVVFGVVWPTVGGWFFHFGEWLVGTGAWGAGLFGLVVRALIPIGMHHFFSVFPWFEAGSFVNPATGTEVHGDIARFLAGDPTAGQFMTGGFPIYMFALPAAAMAIAHTARPENRTMVKGMMISVALTSFVTGVTEPIEFAFMFVAPLLYAIHAFLFGVSMAVCYALGIRDGFGFSSGAIDYIVNFGIATKPWLLIPIGLAFAAIYYVLFRWAIVKFDLPTPGRERDEDGNPLSKTEASL; translated from the coding sequence ATGAGTACGGCCACCGCCGCGGTCACACCGGCCGCCGGAAAGAAGCCGGGCCGGATCATGCCGGTCATGCAGCGCATCGGCCGCAGCCTGATGCTGCCCGTGGCCACGCTGCCGGCGGCCGCCCTGCTGACCCGCCTCGGCGGAGCCGACCTGCTGGGCCGCGAGAACTTCCCGATGATCGTCCAGAAGCTCGCGATGGTCCTGGCGGCGGCCGGTGACACCGTCTTCGCCAACCTGCCGCTGCTCTTCGCGGTCGGCGTGGCCATCGGCTTCGCCAAGAAGTCGGACGGCTCCACCGCGCTGGCGGCCGTGGTCGGCTATCTGGTCTTCAAGGCCGTACTCGCCAGCCCCGCCTTCCCCAAGGGCGTGGACGGCGAGCCCCTCGACGCCAAGGTCCTCGGCGGCATCGTGATGGGCCTGGTCGCGGCCCTCCTCTACCAGCGCTTCAGCCGGACCAAGCTGCCCGAGTGGCTCGGCTTCTTCGGCGGCCGCCGGCTCGTGCCCATCCTCAGCGCCTTCGCGGGCGTCGGCATGGGAGTGGTATTCGGAGTGGTCTGGCCGACCGTCGGCGGCTGGTTCTTCCACTTCGGCGAGTGGCTCGTCGGCACCGGCGCCTGGGGCGCGGGCCTCTTCGGCCTCGTCGTCCGGGCCCTCATCCCGATCGGGATGCACCACTTCTTCTCGGTCTTCCCCTGGTTCGAGGCGGGCAGCTTCGTCAACCCGGCCACCGGCACCGAGGTGCACGGAGACATCGCCCGCTTCCTCGCCGGCGACCCGACCGCGGGCCAGTTCATGACCGGCGGCTTCCCGATCTACATGTTCGCGCTCCCGGCCGCAGCCATGGCCATCGCGCACACCGCACGCCCCGAGAACCGGACCATGGTCAAGGGCATGATGATCTCCGTCGCCCTGACCTCCTTCGTCACCGGCGTGACCGAGCCCATCGAGTTCGCCTTCATGTTCGTGGCCCCGCTGCTCTACGCGATCCACGCCTTCCTCTTCGGCGTCTCGATGGCCGTCTGCTACGCCCTCGGCATCCGCGACGGCTTCGGCTTCTCCTCCGGTGCCATCGACTACATCGTGAACTTCGGCATCGCGACCAAGCCCTGGCTGCTCATCCCGATAGGCCTGGCCTTCGCCGCCATCTACTACGTGCTCTTCCGCTGGGCGATCGTGAAGTTCGACCTCCCGACCCCGGGCCGCGAACGCGACGAGGACGGCAACCCGCTCTCCAAGACCGAGGCCTCCCTCTGA
- a CDS encoding GntR family transcriptional regulator, which yields MTDDAAIAATASTARAADPLWTQAADRIREEIARRGLSEGSKLPPERELCTRLDVSRVTLRRALAHLVDQGLVTASHGRGWFVAAPVAPTPAREWPKDLESFTATARRKHMRASSVVLRHDTVTASLDDADRLGVPAGTPLLRLERVRLLNDVRIAVDRTLVVAELAPDLARTDFRETSLFEELRRWGVEPDRAEATIEARNADGELAGHLGIAEGAPVLVLDQTVYTRDQRPLLLSTVEYSGDRYRLRTTLQTD from the coding sequence ATGACCGACGACGCTGCCATCGCCGCCACCGCCTCGACCGCCCGTGCGGCCGACCCCCTGTGGACCCAGGCCGCGGACCGGATCCGCGAGGAGATCGCCCGTCGCGGACTGTCCGAGGGCAGCAAGCTGCCGCCCGAGCGCGAGCTGTGCACCCGGCTGGACGTCTCCCGCGTCACCCTGCGCCGCGCGCTCGCCCACCTCGTCGATCAGGGACTGGTCACCGCGTCCCACGGGCGCGGCTGGTTCGTTGCGGCACCGGTGGCACCCACGCCCGCCCGCGAATGGCCCAAGGACCTGGAGTCCTTCACCGCCACCGCGCGGCGCAAGCACATGCGCGCCAGCTCGGTGGTCCTGCGCCACGACACCGTCACCGCGTCCCTGGACGACGCCGACCGCCTCGGCGTGCCCGCCGGCACCCCGCTGCTGCGCCTGGAACGAGTCCGGCTGCTCAACGACGTGCGGATCGCCGTCGACCGGACCCTGGTCGTCGCCGAACTCGCGCCCGACCTCGCCCGTACGGACTTCCGCGAGACCTCCCTCTTCGAAGAACTGCGCCGCTGGGGCGTGGAACCCGACCGCGCCGAAGCGACCATCGAGGCGCGCAACGCCGACGGGGAGCTCGCCGGACACCTGGGCATCGCCGAGGGCGCGCCGGTGCTCGTACTCGACCAGACGGTGTACACCAGGGACCAGCGGCCGCTGCTGCTGTCCACGGTGGAGTACAGCGGGGACCGCTACCGGCTGCGCACCACCCTGCA